A window of Sutcliffiella cohnii contains these coding sequences:
- a CDS encoding D-alanyl-D-alanine carboxypeptidase family protein, producing MKKISYLHKLFVSLITIALLTTAVTIPANAEEVDTLNINASAAILIDFETGKVLYDKNADTLLPVASMTKMMTEYLLLEAIHDGKLAWDDEYEVSEVVYHISQQYPALSNVPLRRDGVYSVRELYEAMAIYSANGATIALAEMVAGSETNFVRMMNEKAGELGLEDYEFINSTGLNNEDMGGYHPEGTAPDAETRLSARATAKLAYHLIHDFPEILETASIPKKVFREGTSDAIDMPNWNWMVSTERYAFNKDGAVVDGLKTGSTLNAGYCFTGTVEHNGKRLITVVMNATKDESNTEQLPPQAFRFLETARMFSYGLDNFNLVELFPEGYQPEETTLPVIKGKDKEVEIATVEPLNMMVKRGEEEQFEPVFVINEELLNENGELIAPIEKGTKIGYFTVEYTGGQDLGYLYDDGSVGTVDVVTVADVQKANWFVLVMRGIGGFFGDIWSSVASTVKGWF from the coding sequence TAGATTTTGAAACTGGCAAAGTTTTATATGATAAAAATGCTGATACACTGCTTCCTGTTGCAAGTATGACTAAAATGATGACAGAGTATCTTTTATTAGAAGCAATTCACGATGGAAAACTAGCATGGGATGATGAATATGAAGTAAGTGAGGTAGTTTATCATATATCTCAACAATACCCAGCTTTATCAAATGTTCCACTTAGAAGAGACGGAGTATATAGTGTAAGGGAACTTTATGAAGCGATGGCAATTTATTCAGCAAATGGAGCGACAATTGCATTAGCTGAAATGGTTGCAGGTTCTGAGACGAATTTCGTACGAATGATGAATGAAAAAGCTGGAGAGCTTGGATTAGAAGATTACGAATTCATTAACTCGACAGGTTTAAATAATGAAGATATGGGTGGTTATCATCCAGAAGGAACGGCTCCTGATGCTGAAACAAGATTATCTGCACGTGCTACTGCAAAGTTAGCCTACCATCTAATTCATGATTTCCCGGAAATATTAGAAACTGCAAGTATTCCGAAAAAGGTTTTCAGAGAAGGTACTAGCGACGCTATTGACATGCCTAACTGGAACTGGATGGTTTCAACGGAAAGATACGCATTTAATAAAGATGGCGCTGTAGTTGATGGACTTAAAACTGGAAGTACGTTAAATGCTGGTTATTGTTTTACTGGAACGGTAGAACATAATGGTAAAAGATTAATTACTGTAGTTATGAATGCAACAAAGGATGAGAGTAATACGGAGCAATTACCACCTCAAGCATTCCGTTTTTTAGAAACTGCTAGAATGTTTAGCTATGGTTTAGATAATTTTAATTTAGTTGAGTTGTTCCCTGAAGGATATCAACCGGAAGAAACTACATTACCTGTAATTAAAGGGAAAGATAAAGAAGTTGAGATTGCTACAGTAGAACCATTAAATATGATGGTGAAACGTGGGGAAGAAGAACAATTTGAACCAGTTTTCGTAATAAATGAAGAACTATTAAATGAAAATGGTGAATTAATCGCACCGATAGAAAAAGGAACGAAAATAGGATATTTCACTGTTGAATATACTGGTGGACAAGACTTAGGGTATCTTTATGATGATGGGTCAGTTGGAACAGTAGACGTAGTAACTGTGGCAGATGTACAAAAAGCAAACTGGTTCGTACTTGTTATGAGAGGAATTGGAGGCTTCTTTGGAGATATCTGGTCTAGTGTAGCTAGTACCGTTAAAGGATGGTTCTAA